Below is a window of Tolypothrix bouteillei VB521301 DNA.
TTAAGGCTCTAACACAGCAGCAAGTCACTTTGGATTCTCTCAAGCGCAATACGCAAATTGCTGAAGCAGTCTTTTCCTCTACTTTAACCAAACTCGATCTTGGCAAGTCGAATACCTTTGGCTCTTATCCACTCATTCAAATTGTTATACAACCTACATTACCCGATACTCCAAGTTCACCAAAAGAAAAATTAGTTTTAATAGGCTCAGCTGGCGGCTCCTTTTTTGTATCTCTTGGACTCGTATTACTTTGGTGGCGCGAGCGCAAAAATTCTATATCTGATACGACTGTAAATAGATAGAGGAAGACAATGGACAATGAAACCTCAAAACTTTGAAGAACGTCTGATTTGGTATTCTATAATTGGCACCTATGGATTTTATTTTTTGGCTTTGATATATCCGGTAAATTTCGTTTTAGGGTGGATACTATTTTTTTACCTATGCAAGAGACTTTGGAACCAAACAAAGCATACTCCTATTGAAAAAAAAATTAATGTTTCTTGGATACTATGGCTTTGGCTTGTCTGTATTTTCGTCATAGCAATTGCCACGATTATAGGTTGCATTGACTCTGATGTTGGTACTAACCAAACCATTAGATCGTTAATAAATTGGGGTACAGACTGGGCATTGCTAGCACTATTTCCTCTAAGTGGTTGTCTTAATATTAGACCACAATTAATTTATCGAGCAGTCTGTATATTATGTCTTCAAAGTTTAATTGTAATCCCCTTTTTTTATCTCACTTGGATACTAAAGTTGCCTGAGGTACTCTTTTCTTCTCCAATCGAAAGACTAATACAGAATGGAGATCTTTTTTATACTGTAAATCTTTATAGTATTGAGTATGGCACAAATGAGCTACGTCTGTTTCTATTTGCTCCTTGGGGACCTGCTTTAGGTTTAATTGGAAACATCTACTTCTTCCTTGCTCTCGGAGAGCCTAACAAAACGTGGCGCAGGATTGGTATAATTGGCTCTTTAGCTATGAGTGTTGTGTCAGTT
It encodes the following:
- a CDS encoding O-antigen ligase family protein, which translates into the protein MKPQNFEERLIWYSIIGTYGFYFLALIYPVNFVLGWILFFYLCKRLWNQTKHTPIEKKINVSWILWLWLVCIFVIAIATIIGCIDSDVGTNQTIRSLINWGTDWALLALFPLSGCLNIRPQLIYRAVCILCLQSLIVIPFFYLTWILKLPEVLFSSPIERLIQNGDLFYTVNLYSIEYGTNELRLFLFAPWGPALGLIGNIYFFLALGEPNKTWRRIGIIGSLAMSVVSVSRLSFIAIPIVFVSVLFISKITKAVTPIAIGLISFFSGIFSTVLLGAGRDAYDMFHNARPDSSRVHEALAEIASERWQEAPIWGHGVPEVPGPKVVATMPIGSHHTWFGLLFIKGLVGFIAFLLPMVLSIISLAIKAHKSATARIALSFLLTLFLFTFNDSQQRLAYLYWPGLIVMGMALKGEVQAPNVPWDRTPEKTYV